A portion of the Stegostoma tigrinum isolate sSteTig4 chromosome 18, sSteTig4.hap1, whole genome shotgun sequence genome contains these proteins:
- the rlig1 gene encoding RNA ligase 1 isoform X1 — translation MRQVKAGSAPGSCPHSKLCTPAGRVMQRPGSVQQKVPTAFSTAVRDEPATKRHNQSYRVLATGELSLKALEADIHHAIATEKVDGSCCYVTKYKDSPCLWARLDRKPNKQAEKRFRRFQSSKTSTEFTWNLDDDFRTVAESWIPAHEVLQVNDRLQPDENGHIPGWVPVEKGSKSYCWHLSTVNYDAGLALVLRPCLEKNLLEITAVPLADLLEQTLELVGTHINGNPYGLGNKRQPVHFLISHGSLQIEKPLMLNLSDLITWFEGSPEGKVEGIVWHCANGVLFKLHRHHLGLQWPVQDPYLTARPLSINVDLARYECDPEPKSSFLVFARLNGKQFDHFKDILWENDAAN, via the exons AT gaGGCAGGTGAAGGCCGGATCGGCTCCTGGTTCCTGCCCGCATTCCAAGCTCTGCACCCCGGCGGGCAGAGTCATGCAGCGGCCGGGCTCAGTGCAACAGAAGGTCCCCACTGCTTTCAGCACTGCAGTGAGGGACGAGCCAGCAACCAAGCGGCATAACCAG TCCTACAGAGTTTTGGCCACTGGAGAGCTAAGTCTGAAGGCACTGGAGGCAGATATACATCATGCGATTGCTACTGAGAAAGTGGATGGATCCTGCTGTTATGTTACTAAGTACAAAG ATTCACCATGTCTCTGGGCTCGATTGGACAGGAAACCTAACAAACAAGCTGAGAAACGATTCAGGAGATTCCAATCCTCCAAAACCAGCACCG AATTCACTTGGAATCTCGATGATGACTTTAGGACAGTTGCTGAATCCTGGATCCCAGCACATGAAGTGCTGCAAGTAAATGACCGCCTGCAGCCAGATGAAAATGGCCATATTCCTG GTTGGGTTCCGGTAGAGAAAGGGAGCAAGTCCTACTGCTGGCATCTTTCCACTGTGAATTATGATGCTGGATTAGCACTCGTCTTGAGACCCTGCTTGGAGAAGAACCTTCTAGAAATTACTGCCGTTCCGTTAGCGGACCTTCTTGAACAAACATTGGAGCTGGTAGGAACGCACATTAACGGCAATCCGTATG GGCTAGGAAACAAgagacaacctgtccattttctgaTTTCTCATGGATCCCTGCAGATTGAGAAGCCCCTGATGCTCAACCTCTCAGATCTGATTACATGGTTTGAAGGAAGCCCTGAGGGAAAAGTTGAAGGCATCGTGTGGCACTGCGCAAATGGTGTATTATTTAAA CTTCATCGTCATCACCTGGGTTTACAGTGGCCAGTGCAAGACCCGTATTTGACTGCTCGCCCCTTATCCATTAATGTTGATCTAGCAAGGTATGAGTGTGATCCTGAACCTAAGTCATCGTTCCTGGTCTTCGCAAGGCTCAATGGGAAACAGTTTGACCATTTTAAAGATATTCTGTGGGAGAATGATGCTGCAAACTAA
- the rlig1 gene encoding RNA ligase 1 isoform X2 — MQRPGSVQQKVPTAFSTAVRDEPATKRHNQSYRVLATGELSLKALEADIHHAIATEKVDGSCCYVTKYKEFTWNLDDDFRTVAESWIPAHEVLQVNDRLQPDENGHIPGWVPVEKGSKSYCWHLSTVNYDAGLALVLRPCLEKNLLEITAVPLADLLEQTLELVGTHINGNPYGLGNKRQPVHFLISHGSLQIEKPLMLNLSDLITWFEGSPEGKVEGIVWHCANGVLFKLHRHHLGLQWPVQDPYLTARPLSINVDLARYECDPEPKSSFLVFARLNGKQFDHFKDILWENDAAN, encoded by the exons ATGCAGCGGCCGGGCTCAGTGCAACAGAAGGTCCCCACTGCTTTCAGCACTGCAGTGAGGGACGAGCCAGCAACCAAGCGGCATAACCAG TCCTACAGAGTTTTGGCCACTGGAGAGCTAAGTCTGAAGGCACTGGAGGCAGATATACATCATGCGATTGCTACTGAGAAAGTGGATGGATCCTGCTGTTATGTTACTAAGTACAAAG AATTCACTTGGAATCTCGATGATGACTTTAGGACAGTTGCTGAATCCTGGATCCCAGCACATGAAGTGCTGCAAGTAAATGACCGCCTGCAGCCAGATGAAAATGGCCATATTCCTG GTTGGGTTCCGGTAGAGAAAGGGAGCAAGTCCTACTGCTGGCATCTTTCCACTGTGAATTATGATGCTGGATTAGCACTCGTCTTGAGACCCTGCTTGGAGAAGAACCTTCTAGAAATTACTGCCGTTCCGTTAGCGGACCTTCTTGAACAAACATTGGAGCTGGTAGGAACGCACATTAACGGCAATCCGTATG GGCTAGGAAACAAgagacaacctgtccattttctgaTTTCTCATGGATCCCTGCAGATTGAGAAGCCCCTGATGCTCAACCTCTCAGATCTGATTACATGGTTTGAAGGAAGCCCTGAGGGAAAAGTTGAAGGCATCGTGTGGCACTGCGCAAATGGTGTATTATTTAAA CTTCATCGTCATCACCTGGGTTTACAGTGGCCAGTGCAAGACCCGTATTTGACTGCTCGCCCCTTATCCATTAATGTTGATCTAGCAAGGTATGAGTGTGATCCTGAACCTAAGTCATCGTTCCTGGTCTTCGCAAGGCTCAATGGGAAACAGTTTGACCATTTTAAAGATATTCTGTGGGAGAATGATGCTGCAAACTAA